From Hymenobacter sedentarius, a single genomic window includes:
- a CDS encoding CCA tRNA nucleotidyltransferase: protein MKTPQLPELPIFRTIAEAVAELQQPAYVIGGYVRDLALGRESKDIDVVTVGDGIALAQAVGAKLPGRGRVTVFKNFGTAMLPTKEAGEIEFVGARKESYRADSRKPEVEAGTLEEDLARRDFTINAMGLSLNPEDFGALVDRYEGMKDLASKTIRTPLGPDVTFSDDPLRMMRAIRFASQLNFDIEPDTFDAIIRNKDRIKIVSQERITVELNKIIESPTPSYGFKLLFQTGLLQLIFPKMALLHGVEKVGTHAHKDNFYHTLQVLDNVAAAGGDLWLRWAAVLHDIAKPATKRYDQRVGWTFHGHEDKGARWVPGIFAELKLPQGEEMRMVQKLVRLHLRPIALVKETVTDSAVRRLLFEAGEDIDRLMLLCRADITSKDHTRKERYLRNFGQVEEKLKEVEEKDHLRSFRPVITGEIIMETFGLKPSRQVGELKEAVMEAILEGTIKNEMEPALAFLLQQGATMGLAPEGGVIHSPNQA from the coding sequence ATGAAGACGCCCCAACTGCCCGAATTGCCCATCTTTCGCACCATTGCCGAAGCAGTTGCTGAGCTCCAGCAGCCGGCTTATGTTATAGGGGGCTACGTGCGGGACTTGGCCTTGGGCCGGGAAAGCAAGGACATTGACGTGGTGACGGTGGGCGACGGCATTGCGCTGGCCCAGGCCGTGGGCGCCAAGCTGCCGGGCCGCGGCCGGGTCACGGTGTTCAAGAACTTCGGCACGGCCATGCTGCCTACCAAGGAGGCCGGCGAAATCGAATTTGTAGGGGCCCGGAAGGAAAGCTACCGCGCCGACTCGCGCAAGCCCGAGGTGGAAGCCGGCACGTTGGAAGAAGACCTCGCCCGGCGCGACTTCACCATCAACGCCATGGGTCTGAGCCTGAACCCCGAGGACTTTGGCGCGCTGGTGGACCGCTACGAGGGCATGAAGGACCTAGCTAGCAAAACCATCCGCACGCCGCTGGGGCCCGACGTGACGTTTTCCGACGACCCACTGCGCATGATGCGCGCCATTCGGTTTGCCAGCCAGCTCAATTTCGATATTGAGCCGGATACGTTCGACGCCATCATCCGGAATAAAGACCGGATTAAGATTGTGTCGCAGGAGCGGATTACGGTGGAGCTGAACAAGATTATCGAGTCGCCCACGCCGAGCTACGGCTTCAAGCTGCTGTTCCAGACCGGGCTGCTGCAGCTCATCTTTCCGAAGATGGCGCTGCTGCACGGCGTGGAAAAAGTGGGCACGCACGCCCATAAAGACAATTTCTACCACACCCTTCAGGTGCTGGACAACGTGGCCGCGGCCGGCGGCGACCTCTGGCTGCGCTGGGCCGCCGTGCTCCACGACATCGCCAAGCCCGCCACCAAGCGCTACGACCAGCGCGTGGGCTGGACCTTCCACGGCCACGAGGACAAGGGCGCCCGCTGGGTCCCGGGCATCTTCGCCGAGCTCAAGCTGCCCCAGGGCGAGGAGATGCGCATGGTGCAAAAGCTGGTGCGGCTGCACCTGCGCCCCATTGCGCTGGTGAAGGAAACCGTGACTGACTCGGCTGTGCGCCGCCTGCTGTTCGAAGCCGGCGAGGACATCGACCGGCTGATGCTGCTGTGCCGGGCCGACATCACCAGCAAGGACCACACGCGCAAGGAGCGGTACCTGCGCAATTTCGGGCAGGTGGAGGAGAAGCTCAAGGAAGTGGAAGAGAAGGACCACCTGCGCAGCTTCCGCCCGGTTATCACCGGCGAAATCATTATGGAAACCTTTGGCCTGAAGCCTTCGCGGCAAGTGGGCGAGCTGAAGGAAGCCGTGATGGAAGCCATTCTGGAAGGCACCATTAAAAACGAAATGGAGCCAGCCCTGGCCTTCCTGTTGCAGCAGGGGGCGACCATGGGACTGGCTCCGGAAGGAGGCGTGATTCACTCACCAAACCAAGCCTAA
- a CDS encoding L-threonylcarbamoyladenylate synthase, with protein MKYFQQEVDAAVDALLLQQVILYPTDTVWGLGCDAESPPAVKQLYKLKGRPEGKPSIVLVADMAMLQRYAAQVPEELEQLLAADTRPTTYILPASRAVAPELVGPDGTVGLRITKDEFCHKVVRRLGHGLVSTSANKAGEPAPAVYSEIDATILRGVDYVVNWRQDDETRVAPSRVVRLGEGGKLEVVRE; from the coding sequence ATGAAATATTTCCAGCAAGAAGTAGATGCTGCCGTCGATGCCCTGCTGCTCCAACAGGTCATTCTGTACCCCACCGATACCGTGTGGGGCCTGGGCTGCGACGCCGAGTCGCCCCCAGCCGTGAAGCAGCTCTACAAGCTGAAGGGCCGGCCCGAGGGAAAGCCCAGCATTGTGCTGGTGGCCGATATGGCCATGCTGCAGCGCTACGCCGCCCAAGTGCCGGAAGAACTGGAGCAGCTGCTGGCGGCCGATACCCGGCCCACTACCTACATCCTGCCGGCCAGCCGCGCCGTGGCGCCCGAGCTGGTAGGCCCCGATGGCACGGTGGGACTGCGCATCACGAAAGACGAATTTTGCCACAAGGTGGTGCGGCGGCTGGGGCACGGGCTGGTGTCCACGTCGGCCAACAAGGCGGGGGAGCCGGCCCCGGCCGTGTATTCCGAAATCGATGCCACAATCCTGCGCGGGGTCGACTATGTAGTGAACTGGCGGCAGGACGATGAAACCCGCGTGGCACCTTCGCGGGTGGTGCGCCTGGGCGAGGGTGGCAAGCTGGAAGTGGTGCGGGAGTAG